Sequence from the Gemmatimonadaceae bacterium genome:
GCTGAATCCCGAGGCGATGACCGCGCCGCGCTAGGGAGACGGCTGTCTGTCACACGGCTGTCTGTCACACTCCCAATGTGTCATGGCAGGCGTTAGCTTCCAGCAGTTTTTACCACCCGTGGAGCGCCCTGTTTCCCCCCGTTGGGGCGCTTTTGAAACGACGGCCTAAAGGACCTGGAATGAAAGGCAATTCCCGCCTGCGCCAACTTGCGTGGTTCGGCTCTATGGCTGTGCTCGCCTTCGCGCTCGCAGCCTGTGCACAGACTTACCCGAATACGGTGTTCGAGCCCAGATCGGAGACCGGGCGAGCGATAGACGTCCTATGGGACCGGCTGCTTCTCATCGGCACCATCGTATTCATTCTGGTCGAGCTGGCGCTGGTCTATGTAGTCATCCGCTATCGTCGCCGGCCCACCGATACAGGCAAGCCGCCGCAGACGCACGGGCACACAGTCCTCGAGGTCATCTGGACGCTCATTCCCGCATTCATCCTTCTCTTCATCGCCGTGCCGACGGTGAAGACGATTTTCCAGACCCAGGCGAGAGTCGCTACGGGAACACTCGATATCGAGGTGATCGGACACCAGTGGTGGTGGGAGTTCCGTTATCCCGAGTACAACGTCGTCACCGCGAACGAGATCTACATCCCCACCGGGCGTACGGTGAATTTCAAGATGACGTCGAACGACGTCATCCATTCGTTCTGGGTTCCCCAGCTCGCCGGAAAGCGCGACGCCATCACGAACCGCACGAATTACCTCTGGTTCACGCCGGATTCCTCTCTCGGACCGTCGGTATGGAACGGCTTCTGTACCGAGTACTGCGGCACCTCTCACGCCAAGATGCACTTCCGTGTATTCACGGTTAAGCCGGACCAGTTCGCGAGCTGGATCGCGGGCCAGCAGAAGCCGGCGGCGTTCGGAGCAGTCGCTACCGCGCCGCAGCCGATGCTTCCGGCATTCCCCGGGTCGAGGGAAAGGATGACCGGGGTCGAGGGCGGAGCAGCGCACGCGAGCCCCGCCGCGACCTCATCCCCTTCTCCTGCTCCGGCAACCGGAGTCGCGACAGCAAGCCTCGCTTCCGGTTACACTTTCCCGCGCAACCAGGCGGAGTTCGACTACGCCAAGCCCCATACACCGGTGCCCGCGGGACTCACGTTCACGAAAGGGCTCACCGGAAACGCCGCCCGCGGACAGCAGGTCTATTCGTCGACCGCATGCATCGGGTGTCACGTCGTCAACGGCAACCCGATGTCAATGGGAGTCGTCGGACCGAACCTGACGCACTTCGGATCGCGCGCCACCATCGGTGCGGGCAGCTTCCCGAACACGCCCGCATATCTCGCGCTGTGGATCAAGAACGCCCGCGCGATGAAACCCGGCATCCTGATGCCGACGCTCGGAAAGAATCAGTACGACCCCCAGCTCAAGCAGCCGGTGACCACGGGTGGGCTCGACGACCAGCAGATCGCTGACATCGTCGCCTACCTGATGTCGTTGAAGTAAGAGGAAATAACAGAATGGCCACGACAGCTGTGCCCAGCCACCCGGTTCATCACGCAGCAACTGCGTACGATGAGCATTCCGGAATATGGGGCTGGCTCACAACGGTAGATCACAAGCGAATCGGAGTGCTGTATCTCTACACGGCACTCGTCTTCTTCATAATTGGCGGGCTCGAAGCCGTCATCATCCGCGCCCAGCTCCAGGGCCCGAACGGTAGCGTCGTCTCGGCAGAGACCTACAACCAGCTGTTCACGATGCATGGCACGACGATGGTCTTCCTCGCGATCATGCCGTTGTCGGCCGCGTTCTTCAACTTCCTGATTCCGCTGCAGATCGGAGCGCGCGACGTCGCGTTCCCGCGGCTCAACGCGTTCAGCTACTGGGTCTACCTGTTCGGCGGCATCTTCATCACGATCCCGATTCTCTTCCATGTTGCTCCGAACGGCGGATGGTTCGGCTACGCGCCGCTCACGACGAAACCGTTCTCGCCCGGGATCAATATCGATTTCTGGGTGATCGGCATCCAGATCCTCGGCGTCTCCTCGCTCGCCGCCGCGTTCAACTTCATCACGACCATCATCAACCTCCGCGCGCCGGGCATGACCCTCATGCGGATGCCGGTGTTCACATGGATGTCGTTCGTAGTGCAGTTCATGATCATCCTGGCGTTCCCCGTCATCACGGTCGCCCTCGTATTTCTGCTTTTCGACCGTTTTTTCGGAACACAGTTCTATGAAGTCGCGGCGGGTGCCGATCCGCTTCTCTGGCAGCACCTGTTCTGGATCTTCGGACACCCCGAGGTCTACATCCTGATCCTGCCGGCCTTCGGCCTGGTGTCGGAGGTCCTGCCGACATTCGCCCGCAAGCCGCTCTTCGGCTACCCGGTGGTGGTGTACTCGGGGGTGCTGATCGGCGTGCTCGGCTTCGGCGTCTGGGCGCACCACATGTTCGCGGTGGGAA
This genomic interval carries:
- the coxB gene encoding cytochrome c oxidase subunit II, yielding MFEPRSETGRAIDVLWDRLLLIGTIVFILVELALVYVVIRYRRRPTDTGKPPQTHGHTVLEVIWTLIPAFILLFIAVPTVKTIFQTQARVATGTLDIEVIGHQWWWEFRYPEYNVVTANEIYIPTGRTVNFKMTSNDVIHSFWVPQLAGKRDAITNRTNYLWFTPDSSLGPSVWNGFCTEYCGTSHAKMHFRVFTVKPDQFASWIAGQQKPAAFGAVATAPQPMLPAFPGSRERMTGVEGGAAHASPAATSSPSPAPATGVATASLASGYTFPRNQAEFDYAKPHTPVPAGLTFTKGLTGNAARGQQVYSSTACIGCHVVNGNPMSMGVVGPNLTHFGSRATIGAGSFPNTPAYLALWIKNARAMKPGILMPTLGKNQYDPQLKQPVTTGGLDDQQIADIVAYLMSLK
- the ctaD gene encoding cytochrome c oxidase subunit I, with the translated sequence MATTAVPSHPVHHAATAYDEHSGIWGWLTTVDHKRIGVLYLYTALVFFIIGGLEAVIIRAQLQGPNGSVVSAETYNQLFTMHGTTMVFLAIMPLSAAFFNFLIPLQIGARDVAFPRLNAFSYWVYLFGGIFITIPILFHVAPNGGWFGYAPLTTKPFSPGINIDFWVIGIQILGVSSLAAAFNFITTIINLRAPGMTLMRMPVFTWMSFVVQFMIILAFPVITVALVFLLFDRFFGTQFYEVAAGADPLLWQHLFWIFGHPEVYILILPAFGLVSEVLPTFARKPLFGYPVVVYSGVLIGVLGFGVWAHHMFAVGMGPIADSMFAMSTMLIAIPTGVKIFNWIGTMAQGQLRFTTANMFAIGLISLFTIGGISGVMHSSPPADLQQTDSYFIVAHFHYVLFGGSIMGIFAGIYLYFPKITGRLMNEKLGKVHFWLNFIAMNLTFFPMHFSGMLGMPRRIYTYDAGQGWDTFNLISSIGAYLLVVATAIFLFNFFRSRKNGEVAGSNPWDAGTLEWTIPSPAPVYNFAVIPQVTSRYPLWEGNEKDAESARINSQEGRTAEELHIVLPYNTIKPMLVAGSMVIMFCGLIASKALIFVGAAAMVAALYSWLLSPLEPEHH